Below is a window of Desulfarculaceae bacterium DNA.
TCCCGCCAGGCGGTCGACGCGCGCCGTCAGGCCCAGAAGGCCGCCGATGCCTGGGCCGGGCCCAGGGCCAAGCTGGCCGACTCCATCGAGGCCACCGAAAAAGAGCTGAAATTGGTGAGCGCCCAGCGGGTCAAGGCCGAGACCTACCTGGCCGGGCAGCGGGCCAAGGTGGCCGAGCTGAAGCGCCGCCTGGCCGAGATGGCCCGCATCCGGGCCGAGCTGGAGCCCCTGTTGGACGCCAGCCTGGCCAAGCTGGACGCCTTCGTGGCCGCTGACCTGCCCTTCCTGGCCACCGAGCGCGCCTCGCGCCTCAAGGCCCTGGGCCAGACCCTGGGCGACTACGACGCCTCCCTGGCGGGCAAGGCGCGCCGCCTCTTGGAGGCCCTGGAGATCGAGGCCCGCTTCGGCTCCACCGTGTCGGTGGAGGAGGCCGAAATGGACCTTGGCGGAGCCCGGCGGCGGGTGCGCCTGCTGCGCCTGGGCCGCCTGGCCCTGTTCGCCCTGGAGCAGGGCGGGGGCGCGGCCTGGCGCTGGGACCGCGAGGCGCTGGCCTGGCAGCCCCAGGGCGAATACGCCCGCGAGCTGGAGCTGGCCGCCGAGATCGCCCAGCGCCGCCGGGTGGTGAGCCTGGTGGAGCTGCCGGTGGGCCTGGCCCCGGTTTTGGAGGCCAAGTAATGCGGCGGTTGCTATTCATCCTGAGCGCCGCGCTGCTTTTGGCCGCCGCCCCGGCCCTGGCCGCCGACTTCGACCAAGCGGCCAAGGACACCGCCGCTGACCTGGCCACGGCCAAGCAGGAGGCCGCCACCGCCCAGCAGAGCATCGCCCAGGAGAAGGCGGCCATGACCGCCAGGCTCAAGGAGCTGAGCGCCCGGCTGGCCGCCGAGAAAAAGGCCCTGGCCGCGGCCC
It encodes the following:
- a CDS encoding DUF3450 domain-containing protein, which encodes MSDNCRFRWLGALLLCFALACLGAAPPASQVQQQSRQAVDARRQAQKAADAWAGPRAKLADSIEATEKELKLVSAQRVKAETYLAGQRAKVAELKRRLAEMARIRAELEPLLDASLAKLDAFVAADLPFLATERASRLKALGQTLGDYDASLAGKARRLLEALEIEARFGSTVSVEEAEMDLGGARRRVRLLRLGRLALFALEQGGGAAWRWDREALAWQPQGEYARELELAAEIAQRRRVVSLVELPVGLAPVLEAK